Proteins from a genomic interval of Gordonia sp. SL306:
- a CDS encoding NUDIX hydrolase, which yields MPIPDFIRDLRRHIGHEPLWLSGVSAVVLDGTGRILLTHRADTHEWAVVSGVLEPGEEPAQAVLREVAEETGIRAELVRLTSVDVTPMITYPNGDHSQYLDVCFLARHVDGEPHAADDENTDVAWFPADDLPEDLAETSRLRIQNALRDDPAAWFRR from the coding sequence GTGCCCATCCCAGATTTCATCCGTGACCTGCGCCGCCACATCGGACACGAACCTCTCTGGCTGTCCGGTGTCAGTGCGGTGGTGCTCGACGGCACCGGACGCATCCTGCTCACCCATCGTGCGGACACGCATGAATGGGCGGTGGTGTCCGGTGTCCTCGAACCCGGGGAGGAGCCCGCTCAAGCGGTGCTGCGCGAGGTCGCCGAGGAGACCGGCATCCGGGCCGAGCTGGTGCGCCTGACCAGCGTTGACGTGACGCCGATGATCACCTACCCCAACGGCGACCACTCGCAGTACCTCGACGTCTGTTTCCTCGCCCGCCACGTGGACGGTGAACCGCACGCAGCCGACGACGAGAACACCGACGTCGCCTGGTTTCCCGCGGACGACCTACCCGAGGACCTCGCCGAGACGTCGCGGCTCCGCATCCAGAACGCGCTCCGCGACGATCCGGCGGCGTGGTTCCGCCGGTAG